A genomic stretch from Nodosilinea sp. E11 includes:
- a CDS encoding HAMP domain-containing sensor histidine kinase, which yields MVRQFSAIAGWLTYYNPLAKQRQYFRTALPTSEHHQFASQVKVESEEFLHRLTHQAREVQPNVWEFSYQSPTVPATIYGLKFQDGLSPEWAYLLLWVERPLVQPQPLLLGLDIVRRSLVLDQQQARHRQQAEQCQQILRRIEHQLRNPLAVIHLYAANLHESLQSEQDRLQADAIQTAVQHLSDHLTELIAGCQRIQVSVERCDVQDLFAEVWQGLQLSAQAKQVHLTLPSQPLHIMADRAQLLQGFENLLSNALSFSPPQGNVNVQWQLFRQEVLITIADQGPGLTPADMQHMFRPYYSNRPQGSGLGLTIARQIVQDHGGKIWADNLPTGGAQFSLVLPRHPPLGVRDA from the coding sequence TTGGTACGTCAGTTTTCGGCAATTGCCGGTTGGTTGACCTATTACAATCCCCTAGCTAAGCAGCGTCAGTATTTCCGCACAGCTTTGCCGACCTCCGAGCATCATCAGTTTGCCAGTCAAGTCAAGGTTGAATCAGAAGAATTTCTACACCGCCTCACCCACCAAGCCCGAGAAGTGCAGCCCAACGTTTGGGAGTTTTCTTATCAATCTCCGACGGTTCCGGCTACTATTTATGGCCTCAAGTTTCAAGATGGGCTTAGTCCAGAGTGGGCCTATCTACTGCTCTGGGTCGAACGACCTCTTGTCCAACCTCAGCCGCTATTGCTGGGACTAGATATTGTCAGACGGTCTCTTGTCTTAGACCAACAGCAGGCCCGGCACCGTCAGCAAGCCGAGCAGTGCCAGCAAATTCTGCGGCGCATCGAGCATCAGCTACGCAACCCCCTGGCGGTGATTCATCTCTATGCCGCCAACCTGCACGAAAGCCTTCAGAGCGAGCAAGATCGCCTTCAGGCTGACGCCATTCAAACGGCGGTCCAGCACCTGAGCGATCATCTAACTGAGCTGATCGCGGGTTGCCAACGTATCCAGGTGAGCGTAGAACGGTGTGACGTACAGGACTTGTTTGCGGAGGTTTGGCAGGGGTTGCAGTTGTCCGCCCAGGCTAAACAGGTGCACCTAACTCTACCGTCTCAGCCCCTGCACATTATGGCCGATCGGGCCCAACTACTCCAGGGGTTTGAAAACCTGTTGAGCAATGCTCTGAGTTTTAGCCCTCCCCAGGGGAACGTTAACGTCCAATGGCAGCTATTCCGGCAGGAAGTGCTGATTACTATTGCTGACCAGGGACCGGGGCTGACCCCTGCCGACATGCAGCATATGTTTCGGCCCTACTACTCCAATCGGCCCCAGGGCAGCGGGTTGGGGTTGACCATCGCCCGGCAAATCGTGCAAGACCACGGCGGCAAGATTTGGGCCGACAATTTGCCGACCGGGGGCGCGCAGTTTTCCCTGGTGTTACCTCGCCACCCACCATTGGGGGTGCGTGACGCCTAG
- a CDS encoding phage tail protein, giving the protein MVQYLTSSKFYFEIDGVTALLVKTVSGPSISMTVAGGDSAIGVTKGAKTQTQAIIGGVEYDSAITLTYVGGNEGDQEKLFDWYNKCHPDAYSGGGAEAIASRKTGSLVIYDPDGKEAMRFNFTDLYPGSITQISSLSVDSGGQLAEDTLELYFTQVIRKL; this is encoded by the coding sequence ATGGTTCAGTATCTAACCAGTTCCAAATTCTACTTTGAAATTGATGGCGTTACGGCCCTCTTGGTCAAGACCGTCTCTGGGCCTTCAATTTCGATGACCGTTGCCGGAGGCGACTCTGCCATTGGCGTTACTAAAGGTGCCAAGACCCAGACTCAGGCCATCATTGGCGGAGTAGAGTACGATTCAGCCATTACCCTCACCTATGTGGGGGGCAATGAAGGCGATCAGGAAAAGTTATTTGATTGGTACAATAAGTGCCACCCAGATGCCTATTCTGGGGGAGGAGCCGAAGCTATAGCAAGCCGTAAGACAGGCTCCCTAGTAATCTACGATCCAGATGGTAAAGAAGCGATGCGGTTTAACTTTACCGATCTGTATCCAGGCTCTATAACCCAGATTAGTTCTCTCTCCGTAGACAGCGGTGGTCAGCTGGCTGAAGACACCCTTGAACTCTACTTTACTCAGGTTATTCGCAAGCTATAA
- a CDS encoding phage tail protein, with product MSKNGNVTHGLNYVTTNRFYVEIDSQITASFTECAGLGVQIKKEVLMEGGVNEQQRILLGQAEFSDVTLRRGLSDDPAFWNWIAPLLAQHSAGKPPKNHRRNLNILVFNQAGETMQCWTLIGAVPVGWKAPDLQADGATVAIEELTLAYEGVKVAFKSNGGGASTNLRRDQSGYFSSN from the coding sequence ATGAGCAAAAACGGCAACGTTACCCACGGACTCAACTACGTCACCACCAATCGCTTCTATGTCGAAATCGACAGCCAGATTACAGCATCGTTTACCGAATGCGCTGGACTAGGGGTGCAGATTAAAAAAGAGGTTTTGATGGAAGGGGGCGTTAACGAACAGCAGCGCATTCTCCTCGGGCAGGCCGAGTTTTCTGATGTTACCCTACGCCGTGGTCTCAGTGACGACCCCGCCTTTTGGAACTGGATTGCGCCGCTGCTGGCCCAGCACTCTGCCGGGAAGCCACCCAAAAACCATCGCCGCAATCTCAACATTTTGGTGTTTAACCAAGCTGGCGAAACCATGCAGTGCTGGACGCTAATCGGCGCGGTACCCGTAGGCTGGAAAGCCCCCGATCTGCAGGCTGATGGCGCAACGGTGGCCATTGAAGAACTGACCCTGGCCTATGAGGGAGTTAAAGTCGCCTTTAAGAGCAACGGCGGTGGGGCATCGACTAATTTGCGCCGCGACCAATCAGGCTACTTTTCCAGCAACTAA
- a CDS encoding response regulator transcription factor, which yields MNHAAPVSLLLVEDSQLFRQGLRTLLNFYNASGATPLAIVGEAVTEDQALKLTQTQHPNLMLLDMELAQGSGLSVMEELRGVAHPPRVLVLSAHREDESVFRAMQAGAQGYVCKDRVADQLVEAIATVLRDEVYLSPEIAASFFRLFRFYGGQSLQGSQDLHLTEREQEVLHWLVQGSSNNAIAEHLHVTVATVKAHLTGIFEKLGVTSRTQAIVKALKAGLVTV from the coding sequence ATGAACCATGCTGCTCCGGTTTCTCTCTTGCTGGTTGAAGACTCTCAGCTGTTTCGTCAGGGCCTGCGCACCCTGCTCAATTTTTATAATGCCAGTGGGGCTACCCCCCTGGCCATTGTGGGGGAGGCGGTAACCGAAGATCAGGCCCTGAAGCTCACCCAAACCCAGCACCCCAATCTCATGCTGCTCGATATGGAACTGGCCCAGGGCAGTGGGCTATCGGTGATGGAGGAGCTGCGGGGGGTGGCACATCCGCCGCGGGTGCTGGTGCTGTCGGCTCATCGGGAAGACGAGTCGGTGTTTCGGGCCATGCAGGCCGGTGCCCAGGGCTATGTCTGCAAAGATCGGGTGGCCGATCAGCTGGTGGAGGCGATCGCCACGGTATTGCGAGACGAAGTTTACCTTTCGCCTGAAATCGCAGCCAGCTTTTTTCGCCTGTTTCGGTTCTACGGTGGACAGTCGCTCCAGGGAAGCCAAGACCTGCATTTAACCGAGCGCGAACAGGAAGTACTGCACTGGCTGGTGCAGGGATCCTCTAACAACGCCATTGCTGAGCACCTGCATGTCACCGTAGCCACGGTTAAAGCACACCTGACCGGTATTTTTGAAAAACTCGGCGTCACCAGTCGCACCCAGGCCATTGTCAAAGCCCTTAAAGCAGGCCTAGTGACTGTATGA
- a CDS encoding SET domain-containing protein, producing MTNQPNYPQQTGDLSFSDIDHLIDNAPNCGPGTSQIHGYGLIAVTTIEKGNVIIDFSDRKLYVEKRFSELEQWRLKSGKYTGISEEKCVISEKFTKYSLLNHSRQPNAITDFEARKVIALRDILPGEEVTVDYRLEPVSSQAKSYIQHFI from the coding sequence ATGACTAATCAACCTAATTATCCCCAACAAACTGGTGATCTTTCTTTTAGTGACATAGATCATTTGATTGACAATGCACCAAACTGTGGTCCTGGGACGAGCCAGATTCATGGTTATGGGTTGATCGCTGTTACAACCATTGAGAAGGGAAATGTAATTATAGACTTTAGCGATCGCAAACTTTACGTCGAAAAAAGATTTTCAGAGCTAGAACAATGGCGTCTCAAAAGCGGAAAGTATACTGGAATTAGCGAAGAAAAATGCGTTATTTCGGAAAAGTTCACCAAATATTCTTTGCTTAATCATTCGAGACAGCCAAATGCTATTACTGATTTTGAAGCCCGAAAAGTTATTGCCCTGAGAGATATCCTTCCCGGGGAGGAAGTAACTGTTGACTACAGACTAGAGCCAGTATCCTCCCAGGCCAAATCTTATATTCAACATTTTATCTAG
- a CDS encoding phage tail protein, with protein sequence MADLNKPLAPSSFYLEIKGIAEGEESIFKSVSLPQYKPKVQGGQKAIGTTKGGKSIMQVNSAGFEGLFTIDCVCIASGDSKSTSVKMYKWFEECLPASNGGKGKWRSNTKEGAITAYDSDGKEIARWDFLEAWPSKYKCADLDVTADAYIEETYTLTCEKFNRTK encoded by the coding sequence ATGGCCGATCTGAATAAACCCCTAGCCCCTAGTAGTTTCTATTTAGAAATCAAAGGCATTGCTGAAGGGGAAGAATCTATTTTTAAAAGCGTCAGCCTACCCCAATACAAACCCAAGGTGCAGGGCGGCCAGAAAGCTATAGGCACCACCAAGGGTGGCAAGTCCATTATGCAGGTAAACTCTGCTGGTTTTGAGGGGCTCTTTACCATTGACTGTGTTTGTATTGCCAGCGGCGATAGCAAAAGCACTAGCGTCAAAATGTATAAGTGGTTTGAAGAGTGTCTGCCTGCTTCCAATGGCGGTAAAGGGAAGTGGCGCAGCAATACCAAGGAGGGCGCTATCACCGCCTACGACAGTGACGGTAAAGAAATTGCCCGTTGGGATTTTTTAGAGGCCTGGCCTTCCAAATACAAATGTGCAGACCTCGATGTTACTGCCGATGCTTACATTGAAGAAACTTATACCCTCACCTGTGAAAAATTTAACCGTACCAAGTAG
- a CDS encoding Pvc16 family protein yields MISAIAQAVANILASGTCLTSTEQIDFGYPGRLGRDHKPCLNLYHYEIQSAQGHYSETSHEVNADGRSQARSPLWFDLFFALMVQDHTALGEQHMLSESLTLLLQYPYIPARFLSPPLQAYEALPLSVVPMTLMAQPTFWSAIGIPLRPALQIMVTTPFEIPSLERGSLLETPPPHAPPYGDRRSLVDRRSQG; encoded by the coding sequence ATGATCTCTGCGATCGCTCAGGCGGTAGCTAATATTCTCGCTTCAGGCACATGTCTAACGAGTACCGAGCAGATTGACTTTGGTTATCCGGGGCGCTTGGGCCGCGACCATAAGCCCTGCCTGAATCTTTATCACTACGAGATCCAGTCCGCCCAGGGCCACTACTCTGAGACTAGCCATGAGGTTAATGCAGACGGCCGGAGCCAGGCCCGATCACCGCTCTGGTTTGATCTGTTCTTTGCGTTGATGGTGCAGGACCATACTGCACTAGGGGAACAGCACATGCTGTCGGAGAGCCTTACCCTGCTGCTGCAATACCCCTACATTCCGGCTCGATTTCTCTCTCCACCCCTGCAGGCTTACGAAGCACTACCCCTAAGCGTTGTGCCGATGACGCTAATGGCCCAGCCCACCTTTTGGAGCGCGATCGGCATTCCCTTGCGGCCGGCCCTGCAAATTATGGTAACCACACCCTTTGAAATTCCTAGCCTCGAGCGGGGATCGCTGCTCGAAACGCCCCCGCCCCATGCTCCGCCCTATGGCGATAGGCGATCGTTGGTTGATCGGCGATCGCAGGGGTAG
- a CDS encoding phage tail sheath family protein, whose protein sequence is MALDYFAPGVYVEEVDRGSRPIEGVSLSVGGFIGFTEDVRGDAELFKPMLVTTWDQYLEAFGKPGSDGFTDFNAYLPFAVNGWFLNGGGRCWVTSIGTRLPGSPMPPPEDTGHKLPTSSGKPSLRFNLQAADDTPALPAAGSGGRIRVVIRDGEPKPLADDAPDDAEPPMNTGEFFTVFVTQDGEEVERYPHLTMNPEPQAAVADYAIAALAESQYVSLADISLAGQPLSRRPANGVYELSPPPYISPEDRFSRDVQGQRDDRTGMQGMFEVDEAAMIAFPDLMRVYQEGLMDIDQVHGVMESMLSMCENSFPGPAYRMAVIDTPPIKPGKGMEAVAPEQQKPQDVAQWLSLFNRRSMFGALYYPWIKVANPRNAGRPIMVPPCGHMMGIWCRTDESRGVFKAPANETPRGVIGLSYETNMREQELLNPMGINCIRNFANYNRGLKVWGARTLVEPDNVQWRYISVRRLLSYIEKSIEIGTQWVVFEPNDQDLWARVTRTVSNFLERLWREGALFGSSPAEAFFVKCDGELNTHETMMLGRLYVEVGVCPVRPAEFVIFRISQWAPNQ, encoded by the coding sequence ATGGCCCTTGATTATTTTGCTCCAGGTGTTTACGTCGAAGAAGTGGATCGGGGCAGTCGCCCCATTGAAGGCGTCAGCCTCAGCGTGGGTGGCTTTATCGGCTTCACCGAAGACGTGCGCGGCGATGCCGAACTCTTTAAACCCATGCTGGTGACCACGTGGGATCAGTATTTAGAGGCCTTCGGCAAACCGGGTTCCGACGGCTTTACCGACTTCAATGCCTACCTACCCTTTGCTGTCAACGGCTGGTTTCTCAACGGTGGTGGCCGCTGCTGGGTAACCAGCATTGGTACCCGTCTGCCCGGTTCCCCCATGCCTCCCCCCGAGGATACTGGCCACAAATTGCCCACCTCCAGCGGTAAGCCCTCCCTGCGGTTTAACCTTCAGGCTGCCGACGATACGCCAGCTCTACCGGCAGCGGGTAGCGGGGGCCGAATTCGGGTGGTGATCCGCGATGGTGAACCCAAACCCCTGGCCGATGACGCCCCCGACGACGCCGAACCACCGATGAATACAGGCGAGTTCTTCACTGTTTTTGTCACCCAAGACGGCGAAGAAGTGGAGCGCTATCCCCACCTGACCATGAACCCCGAACCCCAGGCGGCGGTGGCTGACTATGCGATCGCCGCCCTGGCTGAGTCCCAATACGTGTCGCTCGCCGATATTTCTCTTGCTGGGCAGCCTCTCTCCCGTCGTCCAGCCAACGGAGTCTACGAGCTATCGCCACCGCCCTACATTTCTCCTGAAGACCGCTTTTCGCGCGATGTCCAGGGTCAACGGGACGATCGCACCGGCATGCAGGGCATGTTTGAAGTGGACGAAGCCGCCATGATCGCCTTCCCCGACCTGATGCGGGTCTACCAGGAAGGGTTAATGGATATCGATCAGGTGCACGGCGTCATGGAATCGATGCTGAGCATGTGTGAAAACTCCTTCCCCGGGCCAGCCTACCGCATGGCGGTGATCGACACCCCACCGATCAAACCCGGCAAAGGCATGGAAGCCGTAGCACCCGAGCAGCAAAAACCCCAGGACGTGGCTCAGTGGCTGAGCCTATTCAACCGCCGCTCAATGTTTGGCGCACTCTACTATCCCTGGATTAAAGTTGCTAACCCCCGCAATGCCGGTCGACCGATTATGGTGCCCCCCTGTGGCCACATGATGGGCATTTGGTGCCGTACCGACGAATCGCGCGGTGTGTTTAAAGCCCCCGCCAACGAAACCCCTCGCGGTGTTATCGGCCTCTCCTATGAGACTAATATGCGCGAACAGGAGTTACTCAACCCCATGGGCATCAACTGCATCCGCAACTTCGCCAATTACAATCGCGGCCTCAAGGTGTGGGGCGCGCGCACCCTGGTAGAACCCGACAATGTGCAGTGGCGTTATATTAGCGTTCGTCGTCTGCTCAGCTACATCGAAAAATCGATTGAAATTGGCACTCAGTGGGTTGTCTTTGAGCCTAACGATCAAGACCTTTGGGCTAGAGTCACGCGCACCGTCAGCAATTTTCTAGAACGACTCTGGAGAGAAGGAGCGCTCTTTGGCTCATCCCCAGCAGAAGCCTTTTTTGTGAAGTGCGATGGTGAGCTCAACACCCACGAAACGATGATGCTAGGGCGTCTCTATGTAGAAGTTGGCGTCTGTCCGGTACGCCCGGCAGAATTTGTCATCTTCCGCATTAGCCAATGGGCTCCTAATCAATAA
- a CDS encoding phage tail protein translates to MTGFPELLSNARFYLELKLEGSNDSVDGIFMDCSGFQQSQDVIEISEVTPQLWGKKGDTKGRVVRTKLPGNVTYTNLSLRRGLTSSMTLWNWLQQIQQGHWAEQRRDGALVIYNQAAEEQFRFEFQGAWPVRYKISDLDVNSGDFNVEEMEVVVEYLNRVEPK, encoded by the coding sequence ATGACTGGCTTTCCTGAACTACTCAGCAATGCTCGCTTCTATTTAGAGCTCAAATTAGAAGGCAGCAACGATAGCGTTGACGGCATTTTTATGGACTGTAGTGGCTTTCAACAATCCCAAGATGTGATTGAGATCAGTGAGGTAACACCCCAGTTATGGGGTAAAAAAGGTGACACTAAGGGACGCGTGGTTCGAACTAAGTTGCCGGGGAATGTGACTTATACTAATTTGTCCTTGCGCCGGGGGTTAACTTCTTCCATGACCTTGTGGAACTGGCTGCAACAAATTCAGCAGGGCCACTGGGCCGAGCAGCGTCGGGATGGTGCTTTAGTGATCTACAACCAAGCTGCGGAGGAACAGTTTCGGTTTGAGTTTCAGGGAGCCTGGCCTGTGCGCTATAAAATTTCTGATTTAGACGTTAATAGCGGCGATTTTAATGTTGAAGAAATGGAGGTAGTGGTGGAATATCTCAATCGGGTCGAGCCTAAATAA
- a CDS encoding KamA family radical SAM protein, translated as MRWGDVAETDWNDWHWQLKNRVSSAEELAQIIQLTPEERAGLNAQDLFRVDITPYFARLIDPVNPNCPIRRQVIPLGRELQSFTGMMADSLAEDEQSPVLGLVHRYPDRVLMLVTTQCASYCRYCTRSRMVGDWNKTPNIADFERQLDYLRRNSCIRDVLISGGDPLTLSDTVIHYLLSQLRSIKHIEIIRIGTRIPIFLPQRITPELCSLLQQFHPLWINIHTNHPQEITTEVSQALERLANAGIPLGNQSVLLAGINDSAEVQRKLVHKLVKNRVRPYYLYQCDLVQGAGHFRTSIDRGLDIMKSLQGYTSGYAVPKYVVDAPGGGGKVVISPQNMLSKEPGNQVFLRTYKGDISMYQEPPDYVAEDFTNLA; from the coding sequence ATGAGGTGGGGAGATGTTGCAGAAACAGATTGGAATGACTGGCACTGGCAGCTTAAAAATCGAGTTAGCTCCGCAGAAGAATTAGCTCAAATCATCCAGCTCACCCCCGAAGAACGTGCTGGGCTCAACGCTCAAGATCTCTTTCGTGTAGATATCACACCTTACTTTGCTCGTCTGATCGATCCAGTTAATCCCAACTGCCCCATTAGACGCCAAGTCATTCCTTTAGGAAGAGAACTACAAAGCTTCACAGGCATGATGGCTGATAGCCTAGCTGAAGATGAGCAAAGCCCTGTCCTTGGTCTTGTCCATCGCTATCCAGATCGGGTATTGATGTTAGTCACAACCCAATGTGCTAGCTACTGCCGATATTGCACCCGCAGCCGCATGGTAGGCGACTGGAATAAAACTCCTAATATCGCCGATTTCGAACGTCAGCTTGACTATTTAAGACGAAATAGCTGCATTCGCGATGTGCTCATCAGCGGCGGTGATCCGTTGACACTTTCAGACACGGTAATACACTACCTGCTGAGTCAGCTCAGAAGCATCAAGCACATCGAAATCATTCGCATCGGCACTAGGATACCAATTTTTCTGCCTCAGAGGATCACACCTGAACTATGCAGTCTTTTACAACAGTTTCATCCCCTATGGATCAATATTCATACCAACCATCCTCAGGAAATTACGACTGAAGTTAGCCAAGCATTAGAGCGCTTGGCCAATGCAGGTATCCCCCTTGGAAATCAAAGTGTTTTACTAGCAGGTATCAACGACAGTGCCGAGGTTCAGCGTAAGCTTGTTCATAAACTAGTTAAAAACCGAGTTCGTCCTTATTATCTGTACCAATGTGATCTGGTACAAGGAGCAGGGCACTTTCGCACTTCTATCGATAGAGGCCTTGATATCATGAAAAGCCTTCAGGGGTATACCAGTGGATATGCTGTCCCAAAATATGTTGTCGATGCTCCTGGCGGGGGTGGAAAAGTTGTCATCTCGCCCCAAAATATGCTCAGCAAAGAGCCAGGAAATCAGGTTTTTCTCCGGACGTATAAAGGAGATATTTCTATGTACCAAGAGCCTCCTGACTATGTAGCCGAGGATTTTACAAATTTAGCCTAG
- a CDS encoding DUF6760 family protein, whose protein sequence is MTYPADDLQAEVAFLSMQVHWTLDEILSLEHRDRNRWIDQINRLTE, encoded by the coding sequence TTGACCTACCCCGCCGATGACCTGCAGGCGGAGGTAGCGTTTTTGTCGATGCAGGTGCACTGGACCCTAGACGAAATTTTGAGCCTAGAGCACCGCGATCGCAACCGCTGGATTGACCAGATTAACCGCCTTACCGAGTAA